AAAGTTCGATGGGTCGGCGCGACCGCGATCGCCGCCGCCCTTGTGGCGGCCAGCCTGGCCGTGCCGCCGTCGGGCGCCGAGGCGGGCGTAGTGGGCGCCAATCTGGTGAGCAACGGAGGGTTCGAGAATGGGGTCGCACCCTGGACGAGTCCGGATGGAGGCGTCCTTTCCACCGACACGGAGCTCGCTGCGAGCGGAGCGGCGAGCCTGAAGGTGACCGAGCGAACGCGCACGTCGTCCGGCCCCTGGCAGGACCTTGGCGGAACGCTCACGCCCGGGTCGTCGTACGATATCTCGGCGACGGTGAGGTTCGACTCCGGCCCAGACACCAAAGAGTTCATCCTCACGATGGCCTACAGCGATCGATACATCAACCTCGCTCGTGCGATCGCGACGAGAGGGCAGTGGACGGAAATCAAGGGCTCGTTCACGATCCCCGAGGAGCAAGGCGTCACGGGCGCACGCATCTTCATCGAGACGCCATGGGTGCCCGATCCTTCCGCGGACCCTGCGTCGAACCTCATGGACTTCCGCGTCGACGACGTCTCGCTGTTCGAGGTGGAGCCGCTGTTCGAGTGGTCGTCCAGCGACCCTGTGATCGTTCCGCAGCCCACCGAGGAGCACCCGTCGCTCGGAGTCAAGGACCCAACTGTCGTATTCGCTGACGGCAAGTACCACGTGTTCATGACGACCGCCAGCCAGAACGGCTGGAGCATGGCCACCACGAGCTTCACAGACTGGTCAGAAGCTGCCGAAGCACCGATCACCTACCTGGCGGATTCACCCATCGGCGCCGGTTACACCGCCGCTCCGCAGGTGTTCTTCTTCGAGCCCCAAGGTCTGTGGTATCTCATCTACCAGGTAGGCGACCCGCACTACTCCACGACGGCGAACATCGACGACCCGATGTCGTGGAGCGCCCCTCTTCCCTTGTACCCGAACGGAACCCCGGCGGCGATCCAAGCGACCGGAGGATGGCTCGACTTCTTCAACATCTGCGACGACGAGCTCTGCCACCTCTTCGCTACGGGTGACAACGGCAGGCTCTGGCGCGCAGAGACGACGATCGAGCAGTTTCCGAACGGCTTCGGCGCACCCGAGCTCGAGCTTCAGGACACGACCGAGAATATCTTCGAGGCCAGCATGACCTACAAGCTTGATGGCTCTGACAAGTACATCACCATGATCGAAGCGATCGGGCACCCGGGGCGCTACTTCAGCTCCTGGATCGCCGACGATCTGGCAGGTCCATGGACGCCGCTCGCGGCGACCGAGGCGGACCCCTTCGCCGGTCCGGCAAACCGGACTTTCGAGAACGAGATCTGGTCGAAGGAACAGGTGTCGCATGGTGAAATGGTCCGCTCCGGATCCGATCAACGCCTCACCCTCGACCCATGCGAGCCGATGCGCATGCTCTACCAGGGCGTATCCCACACGGCCCAAGCACCCGACTACATCAGCCTGCCGTACAAGCTCGGCCTCCTCACGGCAGTCGGCGACAACCCGATCTCCGACATGTGCGTCGATGTCGAGTCGTCTGTGTCGCAGAGGACTGTCGCCGGGAAGGTCAACCTCGTCGTGTCCGTGACGAACAACGACTCGTCCTCAGTGTCGCTGACCGTCACGTCCGACTTCGGAACCAAGACGATTCCCACCCTCATGCCGGGGAAGACGACCTCCGTTGCCTTCAATACGCGCCTCGCGGAGAAGTCCAGCGGGACGATCTCCGTCACCGCCACTAAGGACGGGCCGACGGGACCGGTCTCGTACCAGCGCACGATCGAGTACACCGCGGGCTAGCGACGGGTATCCGTCGGGCGGGTCGGGAATCCGCCGGACGGCACGTCGAATACCTTCAGAAGGGGCATCGAGTCAGCACGACTCGATGCCCCTTCGTGATGGAAGGGATTCCGCGATCGCCGGTCGGCCGACGCTCGTGCAGGGCGACCAACTGCGGGCCGCATTGCGGCATCAGTGACCAAC
The Agromyces albus DNA segment above includes these coding regions:
- a CDS encoding non-reducing end alpha-L-arabinofuranosidase family hydrolase, producing MDFRVDDVSLFEVEPLFEWSSSDPVIVPQPTEEHPSLGVKDPTVVFADGKYHVFMTTASQNGWSMATTSFTDWSEAAEAPITYLADSPIGAGYTAAPQVFFFEPQGLWYLIYQVGDPHYSTTANIDDPMSWSAPLPLYPNGTPAAIQATGGWLDFFNICDDELCHLFATGDNGRLWRAETTIEQFPNGFGAPELELQDTTENIFEASMTYKLDGSDKYITMIEAIGHPGRYFSSWIADDLAGPWTPLAATEADPFAGPANRTFENEIWSKEQVSHGEMVRSGSDQRLTLDPCEPMRMLYQGVSHTAQAPDYISLPYKLGLLTAVGDNPISDMCVDVESSVSQRTVAGKVNLVVSVTNNDSSSVSLTVTSDFGTKTIPTLMPGKTTSVAFNTRLAEKSSGTISVTATKDGPTGPVSYQRTIEYTAG